One window of Deinococcus planocerae genomic DNA carries:
- a CDS encoding V-type ATP synthase subunit E: protein MALDKLLENEAQSEIERVRAEARERSARILADARERAQGLLDSRTRALETQRQAGLVRARSAADLELSASRLNAGEQGLGQVYGMVEQYLQGITQAPEYREILGRLITEARQAIPDAEAVEVNPAEAALARELVTDLPVRENPAINGGVRVVARGGKSGITNTLGGRLDRVKGDLAPQISRLLAGE, encoded by the coding sequence ATGGCGCTCGACAAGCTCTTAGAGAACGAAGCGCAGTCGGAAATCGAGCGCGTCCGCGCCGAGGCCCGTGAGCGTTCCGCCCGCATCCTGGCGGACGCCCGGGAGCGCGCGCAGGGCCTGCTCGACAGCCGCACCCGCGCCCTGGAAACCCAGCGTCAGGCGGGCCTCGTGCGCGCCCGCTCCGCCGCCGACCTCGAACTCAGCGCCTCGCGCCTGAATGCGGGAGAGCAGGGCTTGGGCCAGGTGTACGGGATGGTCGAGCAGTATCTCCAGGGCATCACGCAGGCCCCCGAGTACCGCGAGATTCTGGGTCGCCTGATCACGGAAGCCCGCCAGGCCATCCCCGACGCGGAGGCCGTCGAGGTGAATCCCGCCGAGGCTGCGCTCGCGCGCGAACTCGTGACCGACCTGCCCGTGCGGGAGAACCCGGCCATCAACGGTGGCGTGCGGGTCGTGGCGCGCGGCGGCAAGAGCGGGATCACCAACACGCTGGGGGGCCGCCTCGACCGGGTGAAGGGCGACCTCGCCCCGCAGATCAGCCGCCTGCTCGCCGGGGAATAG
- a CDS encoding V-type ATP synthase subunit B — protein sequence MTTLLKKEYNDVAYISGPLLFVNAASDLAYGAIVDIKDGTGRTRGGQVISVSDENAVIQVFEETRGLDLATASVSLVEDVARLGVSKEMIGRRFDGLGRPIDGLPAVVAEQRLSINGQPMNPAARAKPEEFIQTGISTIDVNTSLIRGQKLPIFSGSGLPHNELAAQIARQAKVPGHEGDFAVVFAAMGLTQREVSFFTQEFERTGALARSVLFLNRADDPAVERLLTPRMALTTAEYLAFEHGYHVLVILTDLTNYCEALREIGGAREEIPGRRGFPGYMYTDLASLYERAGVVQGKPGSVTQIPILSMPDDDITHPIPDLTGYITEGQIVVDRGLNAKGVFPPINPLPSLSRLQGNGIGKGKTRADHKNVSDQLFAAYANGLDLRKLVAITGEDALTETDKLYLRFADDFENYFIGQGDQDRSIDDSLTVAWAILSKLPQSQLTRLSRDSIDKFYGTRLDEMWRGNRI from the coding sequence GTGACCACCCTCCTGAAGAAGGAATACAACGACGTCGCGTACATCTCGGGCCCGCTGCTCTTCGTGAACGCGGCCTCCGACCTCGCCTACGGCGCCATCGTGGACATCAAGGACGGCACGGGCCGCACGCGCGGCGGGCAGGTCATCTCGGTGTCCGACGAAAACGCCGTCATCCAGGTGTTCGAGGAGACGCGCGGCCTCGACCTCGCCACCGCATCGGTGAGCCTGGTGGAGGACGTGGCCCGGCTGGGCGTGTCCAAGGAGATGATCGGTCGCCGCTTCGACGGCCTGGGCCGCCCCATCGACGGGCTGCCCGCCGTGGTGGCCGAGCAGCGCCTCTCGATCAACGGGCAGCCCATGAACCCGGCGGCCCGCGCCAAGCCCGAGGAGTTCATCCAGACGGGCATCTCCACCATCGACGTGAACACGTCGCTGATTCGCGGCCAGAAGCTCCCGATCTTCTCGGGCTCGGGTCTGCCGCACAACGAACTCGCGGCGCAGATCGCCCGCCAGGCGAAGGTGCCCGGCCACGAGGGCGACTTCGCGGTGGTGTTCGCGGCGATGGGCCTGACCCAGCGTGAGGTCTCGTTCTTCACCCAGGAGTTCGAGCGCACCGGGGCGCTGGCTAGAAGCGTCCTCTTCCTCAACCGCGCGGACGACCCCGCCGTCGAGCGTCTGCTGACCCCCCGCATGGCGCTGACGACCGCCGAGTACCTGGCGTTCGAGCACGGTTACCACGTCCTGGTGATTCTGACCGACCTGACGAACTACTGCGAGGCGCTGCGCGAGATCGGCGGCGCGCGCGAGGAGATTCCCGGTCGGCGCGGCTTCCCCGGCTACATGTACACCGACCTCGCCTCGCTGTACGAGCGCGCGGGCGTGGTGCAGGGCAAGCCCGGGTCGGTCACCCAGATTCCGATCCTCTCGATGCCCGACGACGACATCACCCACCCCATCCCCGACCTGACCGGGTACATCACGGAAGGGCAGATCGTGGTGGACCGTGGCCTGAACGCCAAGGGCGTGTTCCCGCCGATCAACCCCCTGCCCTCGCTCTCGCGCCTTCAGGGCAACGGCATCGGCAAGGGCAAGACGCGGGCGGACCACAAGAACGTCTCCGACCAGCTCTTCGCCGCCTACGCGAACGGCCTCGACCTGCGCAAGCTCGTGGCGATCACGGGTGAGGACGCGCTGACCGAGACCGACAAGCTGTACCTGCGCTTCGCCGACGACTTCGAGAACTACTTCATCGGCCAGGGCGACCAGGACCGCTCCATCGACGACTCCCTGACGGTGGCCTGGGCCATCCTCTCCAAGCTGCCCCAGAGCCAGCTCACCCGTCTCTCGCGCGACTCCATCGACAAGTTCTACGGAACGAGGCTGGACGAGATGTGGCGGGGGAACCGGATTTAA
- a CDS encoding V0D/AC39 family V-type ATPase subunit, with the protein MPDDYAYINTRVRVMRTKLLDGRALDSALASGSYQEFLRVLTETDLAPQLRETTAEGAGLPELDRALSQNLFATSRKVLNFADGQARREIEVLLMRWDLVNLKTVARGIVNGRGSDAILESLIPGGTIKPAALQTAAQSTDLASAATAIAVSGHPLARSMRDGAAAYGASNRLLDLEVALDQGYYRHALAVSRNTSLRRYLGREIDVRNALIARGTRGQALDPNLFVPGGHLDAGGYTRLAGGDASGIPDAAAILEASTLEDAEVAARAALDTAARNTSMSDPEGVGVILDFLRRKEIEIAKLRLIGRGKFYNLATDQIRREVQA; encoded by the coding sequence ATGCCCGACGACTACGCTTACATCAACACGCGCGTCCGCGTGATGCGGACCAAACTGCTCGACGGGCGCGCCCTTGACTCGGCGCTCGCCTCGGGCAGCTACCAGGAATTTCTGCGCGTGCTCACCGAGACCGACCTCGCGCCCCAGCTTCGCGAGACGACCGCCGAGGGCGCGGGGTTGCCCGAACTCGACCGGGCCCTCTCGCAAAACCTCTTCGCCACCTCCCGCAAGGTCCTGAATTTTGCCGACGGGCAGGCGCGGCGGGAGATCGAGGTCCTGCTGATGCGCTGGGACCTCGTGAACCTCAAGACCGTGGCGCGCGGCATCGTCAACGGGCGGGGCTCCGACGCGATTCTGGAGAGCCTGATCCCGGGCGGCACGATCAAGCCCGCCGCCCTCCAGACCGCCGCCCAGAGCACCGACCTGGCGAGTGCCGCGACCGCCATCGCCGTCAGCGGGCACCCGCTCGCCCGGTCGATGCGCGACGGGGCCGCCGCCTACGGGGCGAGCAACCGCCTGCTCGACCTCGAGGTCGCCCTCGACCAGGGGTACTACCGCCACGCCCTCGCGGTGTCGCGCAACACCAGCCTGCGCCGTTACCTGGGCCGGGAGATCGACGTGCGCAACGCCCTGATCGCCCGGGGCACGCGCGGCCAGGCGCTCGACCCCAACCTCTTCGTGCCGGGCGGGCATCTCGACGCGGGCGGGTACACCCGGCTCGCGGGCGGGGACGCGAGCGGGATTCCCGACGCGGCGGCCATCCTGGAGGCTTCCACCCTGGAGGACGCCGAGGTCGCGGCCCGCGCAGCGCTCGACACCGCCGCCCGCAACACGTCGATGAGCGACCCCGAGGGCGTGGGCGTCATCCTCGACTTCCTGCGCCGCAAGGAGATCGAGATCGCCAAGCTGCGCCTGATCGGGCGCGGCAAGTTCTACAACCTCGCCACCGACCAGATTCGCCGGGAGGTGCAGGCATGA
- a CDS encoding V-type ATP synthase subunit K, protein MTKYNKIVLASLVLALATSGFAQETGGASASTDELYRGLRALGAGLALGLGALGTGVAQARIGSSLVGAVAEDASKAGSLLLYFLIPETLVIFGFLALFILN, encoded by the coding sequence ATGACCAAATACAACAAGATCGTCCTCGCGTCCCTCGTCCTCGCCCTCGCCACGAGCGGTTTCGCCCAGGAGACGGGCGGCGCCAGCGCGTCCACCGACGAGCTGTACCGTGGCCTGCGCGCCCTCGGCGCGGGTCTGGCGCTCGGCCTCGGCGCGCTCGGCACGGGTGTGGCGCAGGCGCGCATCGGCTCCAGCCTCGTGGGCGCGGTGGCTGAGGACGCCAGCAAGGCGGGCAGCCTGCTGCTGTACTTCCTGATTCCCGAAACGCTCGTGATCTTCGGCTTCCTCGCGCTGTTCATCCTCAACTGA
- a CDS encoding ammonium transporter, whose amino-acid sequence MLQKTLPLLALLGGAALAQADTPTLNSGDTAWMLVSAALVLLMTPGLAFFYGGLTRAQSVLNTMMMSVVSIGLVGVLWMLAGYTLAFGEGGNALIGGLGNLGLEGLAGGLTGTVPTYVFAAFQAMFAIIALALISGAVVERMRFGAFLLFGGLWSLLIYAPLAHWVWSADGWLFRLGALDFAGGTVIHIAAGVSALVAAFVLGPRIGYPRTAHVPHNVPFVLLGAGLLWFGWMGFNAGSALSAGQTAGLAFITTLIAPAAAMLTWLAWESRRNGKPTAVGAATGLVVGLVAITPACAFVSPWAALVVGALGATASFWAVQYKQSLRADDSLDVFACHGVAGIVGALLTGALAWTTGSGKPVFEQLLIQLVGVLASVAFTGLGSLILLRLVGLFTPLRVPTSQEVAGIDISAHSEQGYSENETGLGAPVFLGGD is encoded by the coding sequence ATGCTGCAAAAAACCCTGCCCCTGCTCGCGCTCCTCGGCGGCGCCGCCCTCGCCCAGGCCGACACGCCCACGCTGAACTCCGGCGACACCGCCTGGATGCTCGTCTCGGCGGCCCTCGTGCTCCTGATGACCCCGGGGCTCGCCTTCTTCTACGGCGGCCTGACCCGCGCCCAGAGCGTCCTGAACACCATGATGATGAGCGTCGTGTCCATCGGGCTCGTCGGCGTGCTGTGGATGCTCGCCGGGTACACCCTCGCCTTCGGGGAGGGCGGCAACGCCCTGATCGGCGGCCTGGGCAACCTGGGGCTGGAGGGCCTGGCGGGCGGCCTGACGGGCACCGTCCCCACCTACGTCTTCGCGGCCTTCCAGGCGATGTTCGCCATCATCGCGCTCGCCCTGATCAGCGGCGCGGTCGTCGAGCGGATGCGCTTCGGCGCGTTCCTGCTCTTCGGCGGGCTGTGGAGCCTCTTGATCTACGCGCCCCTGGCCCATTGGGTGTGGAGTGCGGACGGCTGGCTCTTCAGGCTCGGGGCGCTCGATTTCGCGGGCGGCACCGTCATCCACATCGCGGCGGGCGTCTCGGCGCTCGTCGCGGCGTTCGTGCTCGGGCCGCGCATCGGGTACCCCCGCACGGCGCACGTGCCGCACAACGTGCCCTTCGTCCTGTTGGGAGCGGGGCTGCTGTGGTTCGGCTGGATGGGTTTCAACGCCGGGAGTGCCCTGAGCGCCGGGCAGACCGCCGGGCTCGCCTTCATCACCACATTGATCGCCCCCGCCGCCGCGATGCTGACGTGGCTCGCGTGGGAAAGCCGCCGCAACGGCAAGCCCACCGCCGTCGGCGCCGCCACCGGGCTCGTCGTCGGGCTGGTCGCCATCACCCCCGCCTGCGCCTTCGTGAGCCCGTGGGCCGCCCTCGTCGTGGGCGCGCTGGGCGCCACCGCGAGCTTCTGGGCCGTGCAGTACAAGCAGTCGCTGCGTGCCGACGACTCGCTCGACGTGTTCGCCTGCCACGGGGTCGCCGGGATCGTGGGCGCCCTGCTGACCGGGGCTCTGGCCTGGACCACCGGTAGCGGCAAGCCCGTCTTTGAGCAGCTCCTGATCCAGCTCGTCGGCGTGCTCGCCAGCGTGGCCTTCACAGGGCTCGGGTCCCTGATCCTGCTCCGGCTCGTCGGCCTGTTCACCCCCCTGCGCGTGCCCACCAGCCAGGAGGTCGCCGGAATCGACATCAGCGCCCACAGCGAGCAGGGCTACTCCGAAAACGAGACCGGCCTCGGCGCCCCCGTCTTCCTCGGCGGCGATTGA
- a CDS encoding V-type ATP synthase subunit I, whose translation MINPMQQVVIATRRRDSEAVIAALQDAGVLHLKPITGGPLNTGTLAGQDAQSRREDERLLARAESTIAELGAYRPAPAPLPPQGEWESVVEGAAGPVSALARSRQDLQADLDAEASYGDAVRALARLAGGLDRSRRLSLVPFLLQPSDNLGELDAALRAGLPDRYALATETVGQNRVGLIATLRADRDAARGALGRVRLGELRLPGRFDGMPLSEAAAEMERIREGGAERQRRLTEDRDRLAGAHGPALFAVRDALKDRVAIHDVRAVSARGKYSLAMQGYVPADRVPALTAALGRFGDAVSFEVHPVDEHHDAGVPVQLKNNSYVRPFQVVMGLMSLPKYGTFDPTWVIAIFFPLFFGIIIADIGYGLLFLLFGMWLLGKARRNEGWDLSFFGAYVPPSTLRDLGFVTNVMAAWSIVWGFLTGEFFGTLLEHLHFFYINPGLLDRLWGWTGLRFPVEAEKLREGYYSGLIPIVFPRLETSYFSNVALVFALLFGILQVLWGWGIRVRQGIKHRDATHTWEGIALFGGVGALICMAFATRAGQDFGQFTNFASPLVWLMYLGFVLFIVGYLRVLRHYPLLPIELLSQGGAVVSYARIFAVGLVSAILARLCTDVGWSLFERIGFLGLILGIVLGAVLHFFVLALTLIGHIIQPLRLHMVEFLNPTGFNAETSPAYNPLRRLSPPSSSLGGQAK comes from the coding sequence GTGATCAACCCCATGCAGCAGGTCGTGATCGCCACCCGCAGACGCGACAGCGAGGCGGTTATCGCGGCGCTGCAAGACGCGGGTGTGCTGCACCTCAAGCCCATCACGGGCGGGCCCCTGAACACCGGGACCCTCGCCGGGCAAGACGCCCAGAGCCGCCGCGAGGACGAACGCCTCCTCGCCCGCGCGGAGAGCACCATCGCCGAACTCGGCGCCTACCGCCCCGCCCCCGCGCCCCTGCCCCCTCAAGGCGAGTGGGAGAGCGTGGTCGAGGGCGCGGCGGGCCCCGTCTCGGCCCTCGCCCGCAGCCGCCAGGACCTCCAGGCGGACCTCGACGCGGAGGCGTCCTACGGGGACGCGGTGCGGGCCCTCGCCCGGCTGGCCGGGGGGCTCGACCGCAGCCGCCGCCTCAGCCTCGTGCCCTTCCTCCTCCAGCCCAGCGACAACCTCGGCGAACTCGACGCGGCGCTTCGCGCGGGCCTTCCCGACCGGTACGCGCTGGCGACGGAGACGGTCGGGCAAAACCGCGTCGGCTTGATCGCCACCCTGCGCGCCGACCGCGACGCCGCCCGGGGCGCCCTGGGCCGGGTGCGCCTGGGCGAACTGAGACTGCCGGGCCGCTTCGACGGGATGCCCCTTTCGGAGGCCGCCGCCGAGATGGAGCGTATCCGGGAGGGTGGGGCCGAACGCCAGCGCCGCCTCACCGAGGACCGCGACCGCCTCGCGGGGGCGCACGGCCCGGCCCTGTTCGCGGTGCGCGACGCCCTCAAGGACCGGGTGGCGATCCACGACGTGCGCGCGGTGTCGGCCCGGGGCAAGTACAGCCTCGCCATGCAGGGTTACGTGCCCGCCGACCGGGTGCCCGCGCTGACGGCGGCCCTGGGCCGGTTCGGCGACGCGGTGAGCTTTGAAGTGCACCCCGTCGACGAGCACCACGACGCCGGGGTGCCCGTGCAGCTCAAGAACAACTCCTACGTCCGGCCCTTCCAGGTCGTGATGGGGCTGATGAGCCTGCCGAAGTACGGGACCTTCGATCCGACCTGGGTGATCGCCATCTTCTTCCCGCTGTTTTTCGGCATCATCATCGCGGACATCGGGTACGGGCTGCTCTTCCTCCTGTTCGGGATGTGGCTGCTGGGCAAGGCCCGCCGGAACGAGGGCTGGGACCTGAGCTTCTTCGGGGCCTACGTGCCGCCCTCGACCCTGCGTGACCTGGGCTTCGTCACCAACGTGATGGCGGCCTGGAGCATCGTGTGGGGCTTTCTGACGGGCGAGTTCTTCGGCACGCTGCTCGAACACCTCCACTTCTTCTACATCAACCCCGGCCTGCTGGACCGGCTGTGGGGCTGGACCGGCCTGAGATTCCCGGTCGAGGCCGAGAAGCTCCGGGAAGGCTATTACAGCGGCCTGATCCCGATCGTCTTCCCACGGCTGGAGACGAGCTACTTCTCTAACGTGGCGCTGGTGTTCGCGCTGCTCTTCGGCATACTCCAGGTGCTGTGGGGTTGGGGCATCCGCGTTCGGCAGGGGATCAAGCACCGCGACGCGACCCACACCTGGGAGGGCATCGCCCTGTTCGGCGGGGTGGGCGCCCTGATCTGCATGGCCTTCGCCACCCGCGCCGGGCAGGACTTCGGCCAGTTCACGAACTTCGCCAGCCCCCTGGTGTGGCTGATGTACCTGGGCTTCGTCCTGTTCATCGTGGGCTACCTGCGGGTGCTCAGGCACTACCCGCTGCTGCCCATCGAGCTGCTGTCGCAGGGCGGCGCGGTCGTGAGCTACGCCCGTATCTTCGCCGTGGGCCTGGTCTCCGCGATTTTGGCCCGCCTGTGCACCGACGTGGGCTGGAGCCTGTTCGAGCGCATCGGATTCCTGGGGCTGATCCTGGGGATCGTCCTCGGGGCGGTGCTGCACTTTTTCGTGCTGGCGCTCACCCTGATCGGCCACATCATCCAGCCGCTGCGTCTGCACATGGTCGAGTTCCTCAACCCGACCGGCTTCAACGCGGAGACGAGCCCGGCCTACAACCCCCTTCGCCGCCTCAGCCCACCCAGCTCTTCCTTGGGCGGGCAGGCCAAATAA
- a CDS encoding V-type ATP synthase subunit D — MAGQISPTRSALLASKASLKTATGGADLLKRKRDALIGEFFALVKDALAAREQLGGVSKGAYTSLFGAKAWDSPEAVESLSLAGSGDYAVDMQIESIYGVKVPRINVPERGRQVNFSPINVGARTIQAATDFGGVMEAIVKVAATETKLRRIGEEIKKTSRRVNALEQVVIPGIQGDIRFIRGVLDQREREESFRLKKIKAKLERDKEEKNVQAGQHGTAAD; from the coding sequence ATGGCAGGACAGATCAGCCCCACCCGCTCCGCCCTGCTGGCGAGCAAGGCCAGCCTCAAGACCGCGACGGGCGGCGCCGACCTCCTCAAGCGCAAGCGGGACGCCCTGATCGGGGAGTTCTTCGCCTTGGTGAAGGACGCGCTCGCCGCACGGGAGCAGCTCGGCGGCGTGAGCAAGGGCGCCTACACTAGCCTGTTCGGCGCGAAGGCGTGGGACAGCCCGGAGGCGGTGGAGAGCCTGAGCCTCGCGGGCAGCGGGGACTACGCCGTGGACATGCAGATCGAGAGCATCTACGGCGTGAAGGTGCCCCGCATCAACGTGCCCGAGCGCGGGCGGCAGGTCAACTTCAGCCCGATCAACGTCGGCGCCCGGACGATCCAGGCCGCGACCGACTTCGGCGGGGTGATGGAGGCCATCGTCAAGGTCGCCGCGACCGAGACGAAGCTGCGACGCATCGGCGAGGAGATCAAGAAGACCTCGCGCCGCGTGAACGCGCTGGAGCAGGTCGTGATCCCAGGAATTCAGGGCGACATCCGCTTCATCCGCGGTGTGCTCGACCAGCGCGAGCGTGAGGAAAGTTTCCGCCTGAAGAAGATCAAGGCGAAGCTGGAGCGCGACAAGGAAGAGAAGAACGTCCAGGCCGGTCAGCACGGCACCGCCGCCGACTGA
- a CDS encoding V-type ATPase subunit subunit G family protein, whose translation MDVSSRVLSELASREAALDAQIEAAREEARREVEAAEAEAARILRDAQTRAQAMQAESEAQLGAETARIREEARLRAEQEAQATRERSSARVQQAAEQILRAVLP comes from the coding sequence TTGGACGTCTCCAGTCGAGTCTTGAGTGAGCTGGCGAGCCGAGAGGCGGCGCTGGACGCGCAGATCGAGGCGGCCCGCGAGGAAGCGAGGCGGGAGGTGGAAGCCGCCGAGGCCGAGGCGGCCCGCATCCTCCGTGACGCGCAGACGCGCGCGCAGGCGATGCAGGCCGAGAGCGAGGCCCAGCTTGGGGCCGAGACCGCGCGCATCCGCGAGGAGGCCCGCCTGAGGGCCGAGCAGGAGGCCCAGGCCACCCGCGAGCGGTCGTCGGCGCGGGTGCAGCAGGCCGCCGAGCAGATTCTGAGGGCGGTGCTGCCGTGA
- a CDS encoding V-type ATP synthase subunit A, whose amino-acid sequence MTQTQNKQGVVQNIAGPAVIANGMYGAKMYDIVRVGQERLVGEIIRLDGDTAFVQVYEDTSGLTVGEPVVTTNLPLSVELGPGMLNGIYDGIQRPLDKIREASGDFIARGIEVSSLDRTKKWQFTPSVQVGDTVSGSSILGTVPEFSFTHKILTPPEVQGRLRMVVPEGEYTIDDTIAELEDGTRLRMAHYWPVRAPRPVARKLDPSLPFLTGMRILDVLFPLVMGGAAAIPGPFGSGKTVTQQSVAKYGNADIVVYVGCGERGNEMTDVLVEFPELEDPKTGNPLMQRTILIANTSNMPVAAREASVYTGITLAEYFRDQGYSVSLMADSTSRWAEALREISSRLEEMPAEEGYPPYLGAKLAAFYERSGAVKTLAGEDGAVSVIGAVSPAGGDMSEPVTQATLRITGAFWRLDAGLARRRHFPAINWNGSYSLFTPILDSWYRENVGQDFPELRQRISNILQQEASLQEVVQLVGPDALQDQERLVIEAGRMLRQDFLQQNGFDPVDASASMPKNYGLMKMMLKFYDEAEAALRGGATIDEIIQNPVIEKLSRARYVPEAEFINYGEGVMDELDRTFKRTAQGVRA is encoded by the coding sequence ATGACGCAGACGCAGAACAAGCAGGGCGTCGTGCAGAACATCGCCGGACCCGCCGTGATCGCCAACGGCATGTACGGCGCGAAGATGTACGACATCGTGCGCGTGGGCCAAGAGCGCCTCGTGGGCGAGATTATCCGCCTCGACGGCGACACCGCCTTCGTGCAGGTGTACGAGGACACCTCGGGCCTGACCGTGGGCGAGCCCGTGGTCACCACCAACCTCCCGCTGTCCGTGGAACTCGGGCCGGGGATGCTCAACGGCATCTACGACGGCATCCAGCGCCCCCTCGACAAGATCCGGGAGGCGTCGGGCGACTTCATCGCGCGCGGCATCGAGGTTTCTAGCCTCGACCGCACGAAGAAGTGGCAGTTCACCCCCTCCGTGCAGGTGGGCGACACGGTGAGCGGCTCCTCGATCCTGGGCACGGTGCCGGAGTTCTCCTTCACCCACAAGATTCTCACGCCCCCCGAGGTGCAGGGCCGTCTGCGGATGGTCGTGCCCGAGGGCGAGTACACCATCGACGACACCATCGCGGAGCTCGAAGACGGCACGCGGCTGCGGATGGCGCACTACTGGCCCGTCCGCGCGCCGCGCCCGGTCGCCCGCAAACTTGACCCCAGCCTGCCGTTCCTCACGGGGATGCGGATTCTCGACGTGCTGTTCCCCCTGGTGATGGGCGGCGCGGCGGCGATCCCGGGGCCGTTCGGCTCGGGCAAGACGGTGACCCAGCAGTCGGTCGCCAAGTACGGCAACGCCGACATCGTGGTGTACGTGGGCTGCGGCGAGCGCGGCAACGAGATGACGGACGTGCTGGTCGAGTTCCCGGAACTGGAAGACCCCAAGACCGGCAACCCGCTGATGCAGCGCACCATCCTGATCGCCAACACCTCCAACATGCCGGTGGCCGCGCGTGAGGCGTCGGTGTACACGGGCATCACCCTCGCCGAGTACTTCCGCGACCAGGGCTACTCGGTGTCGCTGATGGCCGACTCCACGAGCCGCTGGGCCGAGGCGCTGCGCGAGATTTCCTCCCGCTTGGAGGAGATGCCCGCGGAAGAGGGTTACCCGCCCTACCTGGGCGCGAAGCTGGCCGCCTTCTACGAGCGTTCCGGCGCGGTGAAGACCCTCGCGGGTGAGGACGGCGCGGTGTCCGTGATCGGCGCCGTGAGCCCGGCGGGCGGCGACATGTCCGAGCCCGTGACCCAGGCGACCCTGCGCATCACGGGTGCCTTCTGGCGTCTGGACGCGGGCCTGGCCCGTCGCCGTCACTTCCCGGCGATCAACTGGAACGGGTCGTACTCGCTGTTCACCCCCATCCTCGACTCGTGGTACCGCGAGAACGTGGGTCAGGACTTTCCCGAACTGCGCCAGCGCATCAGCAACATCCTCCAGCAGGAGGCCAGCCTTCAGGAGGTCGTGCAGCTCGTCGGCCCCGACGCGCTTCAGGACCAGGAGCGGCTGGTGATCGAGGCAGGCCGCATGCTGCGTCAGGACTTCCTCCAGCAGAACGGCTTCGACCCGGTGGACGCCAGCGCCTCCATGCCGAAGAACTACGGCCTGATGAAGATGATGCTGAAGTTCTACGACGAGGCGGAGGCCGCGCTGCGCGGTGGCGCCACCATCGACGAGATCATCCAGAACCCGGTGATCGAGAAGCTGTCGCGCGCCCGCTACGTGCCCGAGGCGGAGTTCATCAACTACGGCGAGGGCGTGATGGACGAACTCGACCGGACCTTCAAGCGCACCGCCCAAGGAGTGAGAGCGTGA
- a CDS encoding HD domain-containing protein, whose protein sequence is MQEGEHLLAAAEAVALPFYAEPHRAYDNADHVRAVLHTLASRGLLTPTLTLAVWGHDLVYDPRAEGNEERSAEVFGEWLRGQGISPELEAEVRALILATRHTTPPATREGALLVDADLSILGADPQIFAAYDAAIRQEYSFVTEEAYRAGRARVLQSFLDREHIFSTPEFAGLEAQARTNLTHALELLQEKNRPT, encoded by the coding sequence GTGCAAGAAGGAGAACATCTCCTGGCCGCCGCCGAGGCGGTCGCCCTGCCCTTCTACGCCGAGCCCCACCGCGCCTATGACAACGCCGATCATGTGCGGGCCGTGCTGCACACCCTCGCCTCGCGCGGCCTTCTGACCCCGACGCTCACGCTCGCGGTCTGGGGTCACGACCTCGTGTACGACCCACGGGCTGAGGGCAACGAGGAACGGAGTGCGGAAGTGTTCGGGGAGTGGCTGCGGGGACAGGGCATCTCCCCAGAGTTGGAGGCGGAAGTGCGCGCGCTGATCCTCGCCACCCGTCACACGACACCTCCGGCCACTCGGGAAGGGGCGCTGCTGGTGGACGCCGACCTCAGCATCTTGGGTGCTGATCCCCAGATCTTTGCCGCCTACGACGCTGCCATCCGGCAGGAGTACAGCTTCGTCACCGAGGAGGCATACCGGGCCGGGCGGGCACGCGTCCTCCAGAGCTTCCTCGACCGCGAACACATCTTCTCCACGCCCGAGTTTGCCGGGCTGGAGGCTCAAGCGCGAACGAACCTCACCCACGCGCTCGAACTCTTGCAAGAGAAAAACCGCCCCACTTGA
- a CDS encoding V-type ATP synthase subunit F, giving the protein MTAKAGAGSQTQRVAVLADAETATGYRLAGAEVVEATPENAVRELERVIVEGRYGLVAVDTGLIPDPATATARVMRGRDLPILLPIPSLKDAFSTETVDAKAYMGKLVRETIGFDIKL; this is encoded by the coding sequence ATGACCGCCAAAGCTGGAGCAGGCAGCCAGACCCAGCGGGTCGCCGTCCTCGCCGACGCCGAGACCGCCACGGGCTACCGCCTCGCGGGCGCGGAGGTCGTCGAGGCGACCCCCGAAAACGCCGTGCGCGAACTCGAACGGGTGATCGTGGAGGGGCGCTACGGCCTCGTCGCGGTCGATACCGGGCTGATCCCCGACCCGGCGACCGCCACCGCCCGGGTGATGCGCGGGCGTGACCTCCCCATCCTGCTGCCCATTCCCAGCCTGAAGGACGCCTTCTCAACCGAGACAGTGGACGCCAAGGCGTACATGGGCAAGCTCGTGCGGGAGACCATCGGATTTGACATCAAGCTCTGA